Proteins encoded by one window of Chryseobacterium sp. POL2:
- a CDS encoding TIGR01777 family oxidoreductase produces the protein MKILITGATGLIGRALCERLTAENHEVSVLVRDDNEKEKNPYQAFLWDYEKKYLEESALDGVEAIVHLAGSPIAVRWTKKFKNLILESRVNAADFLLTELKKRQQQLQVFVSASAIGYYGAVTSDKIFTENDSPAQDFLGKVCQAWEAKADEFKTVSNRVVVLRTSGVLSNNGGLLQELKEPIEKNVGSALGSGKQWMPWIHIDDMVAMYQKALGDTAMEGAYNAATPEFVNNKGFVKTIAKILEKKIVFPKVPAVMLKLMFGEMSNLILKGSRVSVDKIEKQGFKFKYPNLDSALKNLLK, from the coding sequence ATGAAAATTCTAATAACTGGCGCTACAGGACTTATCGGAAGAGCTTTGTGCGAACGATTAACTGCGGAGAATCATGAGGTTTCTGTTTTGGTTCGCGATGATAACGAAAAAGAAAAAAACCCTTACCAAGCTTTCCTTTGGGATTACGAAAAAAAATATCTTGAAGAATCTGCTTTGGACGGCGTGGAAGCCATTGTCCATCTCGCAGGAAGTCCCATTGCGGTCCGCTGGACGAAGAAATTTAAAAATTTGATTTTGGAAAGTCGCGTTAATGCCGCCGATTTTCTTTTAACCGAATTAAAAAAACGTCAGCAACAACTTCAGGTTTTTGTCTCGGCTTCAGCCATTGGCTATTATGGTGCAGTAACTTCGGATAAAATTTTCACTGAAAACGATTCGCCAGCACAAGATTTTTTAGGAAAAGTTTGTCAGGCTTGGGAGGCCAAAGCTGATGAGTTTAAAACGGTGTCAAATAGAGTGGTCGTTTTGCGAACATCGGGTGTGTTGTCAAATAATGGCGGATTGTTGCAGGAATTAAAAGAACCGATAGAAAAAAATGTTGGCTCTGCACTTGGTTCTGGAAAACAATGGATGCCGTGGATACATATCGATGATATGGTGGCTATGTATCAAAAAGCTTTGGGGGATACGGCGATGGAAGGAGCTTACAATGCTGCAACGCCAGAATTTGTAAACAATAAAGGATTTGTAAAGACGATTGCCAAAATTTTGGAAAAGAAAATTGTCTTTCCAAAAGTCCCCGCTGTTATGTTAAAATTAATGTTCGGAGAAATGTCAAATTTAATTCTAAAAGGCAGTCGCGTCTCGGTTGATAAAATTGAAAAACAAGGTTTTAAATTCAAGTACCCAAATCTAGATTCTGCTTTGAAAAATCTTTTGAAATAA